The following is a genomic window from Bosea sp. RAC05.
AACGAGATCGTGTCCTTCGTCAAAAGCGGGCTCGAGGACCTCTCGATCAGCCGAACCACCTTCGACTGGGGCCTGCCGGTCCCGGGCGATCCGAAGCATGTGATGTATGTCTGGGTCGACGCGCTCAACAACTACGTCACCGGCACGGGCTTCCCCGATCCGCATAACCCGCGCGCGCATTACTGGCCGGCCGATGTCCACATCATCGGCAAGGACATCGTGCGCTTCCACACTGTCTACTGGCCGGCCTTCCTGATGTCGGCCGGGCTGCCCTTGCCCAGGCGCGTCTTCGGCCATGGCTTCCTGCTCTCCAAGGGCGAGAAGATGTCGAAGTCGCTCGGCAATGTCGTCGACCCCTTCGGGCTGGCGGATGCCTATGGCGTCGATCAGCTGCGCTATTTCTTCCTGCGCGAGGTCTCCTTCGGCCAGGACGGCAACTACAGCCATGACGCCATCGTCGGCCGCATCAATGCCGACCTCGCCAACGACCTCGGCAATCTCGCCCAGCGCTCGCTGTCGATGATCGCCAAGAACTGCGAGGGCAGGGTGCCGCCCTGCGGCGCTCTGAACGAGGGCGACCAGGCGATGCTGGCGCTGGCCGACGCCGCGCTGGGCAAGGCGCGCGAGGCCATGACCGACTTCGCGCTGCATGTCGTGCTGTCCGAGATCTGGGCCGTGGTGGCGGAGGCGAACCGCTATTTCGCCGCCAACGAGCCCTGGCGCCTGTCCAAGACCGACCCCGAGCGGCGCGACACCGTGCTCTATGTCACCGCCGAGGTGATCCGGCAGGTCGCGATCCTGGTCCAGCCGGTGATGCCGTCCTCGATGGCCAAGCTGCTCGATCTGCTCGGTATCCCCGGTGAAAAGCGCGATTTCGCCGCGCTGGGCGAGGGCGGCCGCCTAGCGGCCGGCACGGCCCTGCCGGCGCCGAGCGGCATCTTCCCGCGCTATGTCGAGCCCGAAGGCGGCGAGACCGCCTGATGCTGATCGACACCCACTGCCATCTCGATTTCCCCGATTTCGCCGAGGAGCTCGAGGCCTACGTCGCCCGCGCCGAAGCGGCCGGCGTCGGCCGCATGGTGACGATCTCGACCCGGGTCGCGCGCTTTCCGACCTATGCGGCGATCGCCGAGCGCTTTGCCTCCGTCTGGTGCAGCGTCGGCACGCATCCCCATGGCGCGCATGAGGAACTGGACGTCACCGCGGAGCAGCTCGTGGCGCTCTCGGCGCATCCGCGCTGCGTCGCCATCGGCGAGGCGGGGCTCGACTATCACTACGACAAGAGCCCGCGCGAGGCTCAGGCGCAGGGCTTGCGCGTCCACATCGCCGCGGCTCGGATGACCCAGCTGCCGCTCGTCATCCATGCCCGCCAGGCCGATGACGACATGATCGCGATCCTGCGCGAGGAAATGGGGAAGGGTGCCTTCCCTGCCATCCTGCACTGCTTCACGGCAGGCGAAGCTCTGGCGATGACGGGCGTCGAACTCGGCCTCTACGTCTCCTTCTCGGGGATCCTGACCTTCAAGACCTCCGAGGATCTGCGCCGCATCGCCCGGATGGTCCCGCGCGAGCGCCTGCTCGTCGAGACCGACGCGCCCTACCTCGCCCCCGTCCCGTTCAGGGGCAAGCGCAACGAGCCGGCTTATGTCGTTGAGACGGCTAAGGTTCTCGGCGATGTGCTGGGTCTGTCCTTTGCGGAGGTCGCGGCGCTGACCACGGCCAACGCCCGCCGCTGCTACTGGAAGATGGACCACGCCGCGCCGCTCGCGCAGGTCGCCTGAGGACGCCGCGATGAGCCTGACGGTGACGATCCTCGGCTGCGGCTCGTCCGGCGGCGTGCCCAAGCCGGGAACCGGCTGGGGCGCCTGCGATCCGCTCGAGCCGAAGAACCGGCGGCGGCGCTGTTCGATTCTGGTCGAGCGCGCCGGCCCCACTGGCACGACACGGGTGCTCGTCGACACCTCGCCGGATCTGCGCGAGCAACTGGTCGATGCCGCCGTGCCCGATCTCGATGCCGTGTTGTTCAGCCATGATCACGCCGATCATATCCACGGCATCGACGATCTGCGTTCGCTCGTGCTGCACAACCGGCGCCGGCTCGTCATCCACGCCGACGAGCGCACCACCGACTCGCTGCTGTCGCGCTTCGGCTACCTGTTTCAGACGCCGCCCAGCAGCATGTATCCGCCGGTCCTCGAGAAGCGGGCCTTGCGCGCGGGTGCGCCGCTGACCCTTCAGGGCGCTGGCGGCGCCATCACGGCGCTGCCCATCGCCGTCGAGCATGGCCCGGACTACGAGGCGCTGGGTTTCCGCTTCGACGGCATCGGCTACGTGCCCGATGTCAGTCTGATCCCGCCGCAGGCCAAGGCGGCCTTGCAGGATCTCGACGTCCTGATCCTGGACTGCCTGCGCGAAGCCCCGCATATCAGCCACTTCAACATCGACCAGTCGCTCGCCACCATCGCGGAGCTGCGACCGCGCCGCGCGATCCTGACCGATCTCCATTCCGATCTGGATTACACGCGTCTTCGCAATCGCTTGCCGCCGGAGATTGATGTCGCGTTCGACGGCATGAAGGTCACGACAACGGCCGCATGAGAGCCCGGCCAGCCTGGCTATACAGGACATTTGGTTCCATAATATGTCTTATGCGAATCGCAGATGAGGCGCCGGGACGGATCGTGGAGTCATCCCTTCTATCGGAGTCGGATCCCCTTTAGTTGAGTCTGAGACGGTCAAAAAATCAGGCTAGACTTGGGGCGTAGTCGCCCGCCAAGTGCAGATCAGCCCTGTGCCCTCACATCGTCGTGAATCGACCTGACGACCTGATCAACGTGCGAAAGCCGGGCCCGGCGCCGGACGGCCTCATAGTCTTGCCCTGTTCGCTCCATCCTGCTGACGTATGAAGTTCTCAGTTTCCTCAGATTCACGAGCGGAAATCCCGCGGCCTGTCCGGAAGCTCTGATCTGCGCGGCAACCGTCTGACGAATGGCCGGAGCCCTGGCTTCTATCGCCGACGTTGGGAATGACGCTGTCAGGCCTCTCGTCTCGTCGCATGACAGCGCGCACCAATCCGTCCATCGGGAGTCTGCGATTGTTGAACAGGCGGGTTCAACACAGGGGTTCGATCAGCCCCCTGCGGTCTTGGCCGGCTAATCTGGCCGACGGGTCGATATCGATTTGCGGCGACACGTCAGTCCGTCAGCCAGATCAGGGCATGGGGCGAGAGCGTGACGGTCGCTGCAGCCCCGACCTCGTGCAGCTCGCGCCCCGACAGGAACGGCGTGTCGACCGCGACCTCGGTGGCGCCGACGCGCACGCCGTAGCGCACGCTCGCGCCGAGGAACTCGCGATGCGCCACGATACAGGGCAGAGCCAGCCCGTCGCCGGCCTGGTCTGTGGCCCCCGTCAGGGCGGCGTGCTGGGGGCGGAAGACGAGCTTGGCGCCGTCAGGGATGGTGATGTCAGCGCTGATCGGGAGCTTGATCCCGCCCTCGATGGCGAAATGGCGCTCTGTACCCGTGCCGACGACGCGGCCGTCGAGGATATTGGCGGTGCCGAGGAAGTTCGCGACGAAAAGATTGGCGGGGCGCTCATAGAGCTCCATCGGCGTACCGACCTGCTGCACCACGCCATCATTCATCACCGCGATGCGGTCGCAGATCGTGTTCGCCTCCTCCTGGTCATGGGTGACGAAGATCGTCGTGAGCCCGAGCCGCTGCTGCAGGTCGCGCAGTTCGCGGCGGACCTGGACACGCATCTTGGCATCGAGATTGGACAAGGGCTCGTCCAGCAGCAGCACCTTCGGCTCGACGGCGACCGTGCGGGCGACGGCGACCCGCTGCTGCTGGCCGCCCGAGAGCTGCGAGGGGCGGCGTCCGGCGAGATGTCCGAGGCCGACGAGATCAAGCGCGACGGCGACCCGCCGGTCGACCTCGGCACGGCCGACGCCACGCTCTTCCAGTCCGAAGGCGACATTGCGCGCCACCGTCATATGCGGCCACAGCGCATAGGACTGGAAGACCATGCCGACATCGCGCTTCCAGGGTGGCAGGCCGGAAATGTCCTTGCCGCCGATCAGCACGCGGCCGGTATCGGCCTGGTTGAAGCCGGCGATCAGGCGCAGCAGCGTGGTCTTGCCGCAGCCCGACGGGCCGAGGAAGGCGAAGAACTCGCCGGGCTTGATCGACAGATCGACGGTCTTCAGGACGTGGTTGTCGCCATAGGAGAGGTTGACCCCCTCGATGTCGACCGAGACGGCCGGGGTCGTCAGCGGGGCGATGGCATTCATGTCAGTGGCCCATTCCTTTGGCCTTCTGGCTGCGTTCGATGATCAGATGCGAGATGAAGGTGCAGAGTGCGACGAGCAGAACCGCGACGACGCCGAGCGCAGCGCCGGGACCCCGGCCGGCGGCCGACTGCATGAAGACGTAGAGGCCGAAGGCGAGCGGAGCGTCGGAGTTCGACTGGACCAGCATCAGCGTCGCCGAGAGCTCGACCGCCGCCGTCGAGAAGCTGGTCACGAAGCCGGCGAGAATGCCGCCCGCCATCAGCGGCACGACGACCCGCCTGACGGTGCGGGCCTTGGTGGCGCCAAGGTTTTCCGCCGCCTCCTCCAGCGAGACTGAGATCTGCTGGAGCGCGGCATAACAGGCCCGCAGCGCATAGGGCAGACGCCGGATCGCGAGCGCGAGCACGATGGTGATCCACAGCGACGCCAGCGGCGTGCCGTCCGGCAGGGTGACGCCATAGAAGGTTCTGAGGTAGCCGATGCCGAGCACCACGCCGGGAATGGCGAGCGCGGCGGAGGCCGCCCAGTCCAGCCATTCGCGGCCGATCAGCTTGGTGCGCAGGACGAGATAGGCGATCGCGACGCCGAGCACGATGTCGATACCGCCGGCCAGCGTCGCATAGATCAGCGTGTTCTTGATGTAGACCGAGCTTTCGCCGAAAACGCGGGCGTAATGCGCCGTGGTGAAGGCGTCCGGCAGCGGCGAGAACGACCAGATCGTCGCGAAGGAC
Proteins encoded in this region:
- a CDS encoding MBL fold metallo-hydrolase, with product MSLTVTILGCGSSGGVPKPGTGWGACDPLEPKNRRRRCSILVERAGPTGTTRVLVDTSPDLREQLVDAAVPDLDAVLFSHDHADHIHGIDDLRSLVLHNRRRLVIHADERTTDSLLSRFGYLFQTPPSSMYPPVLEKRALRAGAPLTLQGAGGAITALPIAVEHGPDYEALGFRFDGIGYVPDVSLIPPQAKAALQDLDVLILDCLREAPHISHFNIDQSLATIAELRPRRAILTDLHSDLDYTRLRNRLPPEIDVAFDGMKVTTTAA
- the metG gene encoding methionine--tRNA ligase gives rise to the protein MATAPKFYLTTAIHYTNGPPHIGHAYEMVASDAIARFKRLDGYDVFAMTGTDEHGQKVQRTAEQNGQSPKAFVDGIAARFQEMEQRLNCSFDRFIRTTDADHLPSTQELWRRMEANGDIYLSKYAGWYSIRDEAFYAEEETTLLADGTRLGGQGTPVEWVEEESYFFRLKAYQERLLKLYEDVPDFVSPPTRRNEIVSFVKSGLEDLSISRTTFDWGLPVPGDPKHVMYVWVDALNNYVTGTGFPDPHNPRAHYWPADVHIIGKDIVRFHTVYWPAFLMSAGLPLPRRVFGHGFLLSKGEKMSKSLGNVVDPFGLADAYGVDQLRYFFLREVSFGQDGNYSHDAIVGRINADLANDLGNLAQRSLSMIAKNCEGRVPPCGALNEGDQAMLALADAALGKAREAMTDFALHVVLSEIWAVVAEANRYFAANEPWRLSKTDPERRDTVLYVTAEVIRQVAILVQPVMPSSMAKLLDLLGIPGEKRDFAALGEGGRLAAGTALPAPSGIFPRYVEPEGGETA
- a CDS encoding ABC transporter ATP-binding protein, encoding MNAIAPLTTPAVSVDIEGVNLSYGDNHVLKTVDLSIKPGEFFAFLGPSGCGKTTLLRLIAGFNQADTGRVLIGGKDISGLPPWKRDVGMVFQSYALWPHMTVARNVAFGLEERGVGRAEVDRRVAVALDLVGLGHLAGRRPSQLSGGQQQRVAVARTVAVEPKVLLLDEPLSNLDAKMRVQVRRELRDLQQRLGLTTIFVTHDQEEANTICDRIAVMNDGVVQQVGTPMELYERPANLFVANFLGTANILDGRVVGTGTERHFAIEGGIKLPISADITIPDGAKLVFRPQHAALTGATDQAGDGLALPCIVAHREFLGASVRYGVRVGATEVAVDTPFLSGRELHEVGAAATVTLSPHALIWLTD
- a CDS encoding TatD family hydrolase, encoding MLIDTHCHLDFPDFAEELEAYVARAEAAGVGRMVTISTRVARFPTYAAIAERFASVWCSVGTHPHGAHEELDVTAEQLVALSAHPRCVAIGEAGLDYHYDKSPREAQAQGLRVHIAAARMTQLPLVIHARQADDDMIAILREEMGKGAFPAILHCFTAGEALAMTGVELGLYVSFSGILTFKTSEDLRRIARMVPRERLLVETDAPYLAPVPFRGKRNEPAYVVETAKVLGDVLGLSFAEVAALTTANARRCYWKMDHAAPLAQVA